The Arachis ipaensis cultivar K30076 chromosome B07, Araip1.1, whole genome shotgun sequence genomic interval TTTTGGAACTGGTCTGAAGAAATTATAATGTAGCCAATGTCAATTTATAAGCTAGCTTTTAAGTATGCATAAACAAACCTTTGTACATAaagcgaaaaataaagaaattaagcgTTGAGCTTCAGAGAATGATATAGACGGAAGACTTTGAGCCATTGGCTTAGTGGTTCTATCAGAGTCGTGTTCTGAAAGGGTAGACTCTGAGACCTGTGATGTGCCACTTATTTCCTGACATGCAACCTGGAAAGTGGAAAAGGAAAATCAGCCATGAATAAAAACCAGTCTAGTCAGCAAAACAGCANNNNNNNNNNNNNNNNNNNNNNNNNNNNNNNNNNNNNNNNTTTGATAAAAGAAGCTTCTTTAGATTTTTGAAGAATTGTAAGTTTAACCGTAAGGCCTTGTATTAGATTCCCTTCTCTAGGTCAGCAGCTTTAGCTCTCGTAAAGAAGTAAAGATACTATGGTAAACCATGATTTCTTTTGTGCTTTGGGTTGTATATAGATGGAAAGGAATGCTAGAATTTTTCAATTCATTTTATTTCTAGTAAGATCACTTTTTGGCATCCTTTTGGAGTCGCTGTTCATGGCCTGCTTATAGTTTTGCTTTAGCTGATATGCAAAGGGATTGGTATCAATGATGTGCTTGATACAAGGTTTATCCTTATAGAAATTAGTTGTTATTTCTGCATCTTTGTAACGATAGCTGATCCCCTTTTCTTTTGTATTTCTTTTCCTCTCTTCTAGTAAGaagatattcatttttctttaaaaataaagGAGTATGAGACAGAAAATGGTTGATGATAGCTACAGGATCagaatcaaattcaaaaaataatatcATCAATCTCTTAATGGCAGACAACACGAAGAATATAACctatattttaaaaacaattgaAGTGAGATAGATATTAGAACAATAGTACAAGCTTAATACCTCTACCTCAGGTCTCTGTTCAGAGGGTCCAGATTGCGAAACATCATGGTCTACGGCAGAAAGAAGAGTATCAGTGGCAAATTTCTCAACATCTTCTGCAATGTAACTAAGCTGATAGAGCTTGTTTGTCACCTGTTCAATACAAATAAAAGAATTTTGTATATTATTAGCTAGAAATATGCAATAGGTTTCATGCAATCATAAGCTTTCACAGTTTATACCAGCCGAATAGCTTTTGCTCGAATCTCATCTTGTGGGTGAACAGCACACTGTCAATATTATACACCAATCAATACATTAGCACTGTGAAGATGTAACAGAAAGAAGGAAAGCCTATGTAAATCAGAATGACCATTttcacaaaattaatgaattggtACTAAGACAGGGAAATTAGAAaacaacttttcaaaaataaaattaacattgTCAAAAAAATCATGGGAGGTCAAAATTGAACATCCAACCCCTAAAGCGACCTTGCAAAATTAAACATTCTGTTGACATGCTAAAGGGCAACTTGCAAGTTGCAGCCTCAAGTTTCATTTAACATTCTCTGAGAGATGCTATGGACCTATGCTACACCTGTTGCACTAGGTGAACAGCCAATTAGAAGTTTTGGAGTGTGTGTATGATAAAAGTATACCAGATATAACATGTTGCTAAAAAGAATAGACATGAATAGAAAACTCAATATATGATCGACGGCAAAGAATATTTGCATCCCTACTGTACATTTAGACAAATGAAGCAACATGAAATATTTTAAATGGGTATGCCGCCACAATCTGGCCAATACAAAAGATTAACCCTAAATAGACATGAATATAACATACAATTCAGATGAGTTATATATTCAACTACCAGAGACCTGTAAATGATCATATACCTTTAATGCTATGCCCAAGCACGCTTGGCGATTTTGTGGACGCCCCAAAATTAAACTCCATATAGCACCTAGACCTTGAGTTACACGTTCGATATCACGAATAATTTTTCCATTATGATCAACAACGTCAGAACAGCAGAGATCACTCAAAATATTCAAGGCAGATTCTGGCAAAAGTGGAACTTCACCAAGAAGCCTACTAAAAGATTTGTCTGAAGCCGGAAAAGATTCCAACAAAGATTTGGCCTAGAAGGAAATGGTAAATCTAAGTTTCctgagaaataaataaaaaataaaggatAGAAATCAATGTTTCTAAATAAATCCAAACAATCAATAATGAACATACCACTCCCAAGAGAAACTTTTCATACAAgacagaagaagaggaagagttttcaACTGAATCCAATACTGTGAGGCAGTGCAGATGGTACAAAACATACAGCACTAGTTCATGACCCTGCAAAGCCATTTGTAAGTAGCCAAGAGtcagaataatttaaaataataatattagtaGTAATAGTAACCAAAAAggcaaaaaaatacaaattttcaGAACTATTTTGATCATGAACTACAAGCAACGGGATTCGAGTATGAAACTAGTCCATTTAGGATCTTTGATGCAACAATACTGTCAAAGCCTGAATTTGGTGCATTTAAACTAAAAGATCATACTTCGCATGTATCAAATCCCTCATATAGATACAAATTATTCAATGACGTGTAATAATTATCAGCAACTTCACTTAAAAAAGACTCAGCAATATTCTAACATtataaaacaagaaaaagcaaaattcaatttctataataataataataataataataataataaaaatttgtagTAGGATATTAAAATGTAAACAGGGCACCTTTTGCCAGTGGTCTTCCACAATTTGGTTTTGCAACATCACAATGAACTCATTATCGTCATCAATCTGCAAGGTAGGAGCAACAAATTATTTGCTAATACTATTTATAATCTCTGATGCCGAAAGAATGACTGAAAAAGATACATGATAAAATACACATTTCTTCATTCGCATCTTGCGATGCAGCTCATACTTTCTATGTCAAGTGAATAGCAGCAGCTTTCTGTTTTGGGTTAAAACATTCCTCCCATTTCATTTCTTAACTACAAAAAAAGTAGGGGCGTGTGTTTGTTTCCTAAAGGGCATGTATTTGAAAACAATGAAGAGCCAGTCCAGAACATAACCAAGGCTTCTCCTCTAACTTGTCATTTCTCCTCCCAATGGTTTATACGGGTATTGTACCACGTGTAACATGTAAAACATGACCAGGCAAAAACAGCTGTAAATTGATATTAGACTACCAATCTAAACGAacagcacacacacacacacacacacagagagagagTAAATAGCTGATAAACATTAAAAGGAAAAAACAATTCTCTACCTGAGCTACAAGCCGAGCAAGGAGTGGCATGCAAAATTGCTGACATCCTGTCCCATCCAAATGCCTGTATGACTCTATAATATGCCTAATAGCCAGGTGCTTCACCTTAGTTTCCTGCTCATAGGTTAGATCCACATATGGTGGTAGCTGTGGTAGTTCTAGACAGGTATCTTCTGATGTAGATGCAACTTGGACATCAGGAGAAAACTGATCAAAATCTAATGAGTCGGTCTCATTTGCTTCAGTATCCTCCAACAGCTTCACTGTACTACGATCTTCATCAGTTGCATCAGAGGGAATGACTGAGGAATCCAAAGAAGCAATTGCTTCCGCAATGTGCTGGGTATCTCCAGGCCTCTCCAGAACCTCTGTCTTGGGAGTTAGCCGATCAGGTCCAGAAAGTGAGGGACCTTCAGAAATGATATCCTCATTTTTCAGATTGATTGTTGCCTCAGATTGATTATTTTCTTCAGCGGAGGCAACAGGAGGTGAAGAAGGCTTAATCAAAGATACAGGATCATCTAACTCTAATTTTGTTGCCACAATATCATCTCCAACAGACCCAGCTGCCCCACCAAGAGTTGCAGCTATACGCCGTGGATCCAAGCGACGGGGATCCTGAAAATTTGAACCAGATGGTTTAAGGTAAACGCAAAATTGgcattttaaaatagaaatattaACCAGCAGCAAAAACTTCTACAACGAATAACAAATCTTACCCTGCGTGGGTCGCGTTTAGAATCAGCAGGCAAATTATTGATGTCAGACAGTGATGAACTAGTGGCAGTGATTGTAGTTGAAGGGAATGGTGCTTGGTCAGTAACAGCCAATGATTGGATAGAACTTACTGGAGCAGATGGTGATAAAACTTTTGATTGACTGAATTGGGAACCAACTTGTTGAGGTACTGGCGAATTCCCAATCCTTGCTAGCGGTGGGGGTGTCTTAGGCAAGTGCTTCATATTTGTTATCACAATATCCGCCAACAGATCAGGATGAATCTTGGAAACAAGGATTTCAAGAGATTCAGCACCTCTTTCTCCTTCAGCAAGCAAAGCACCAATCAAAGCAATCATTTGCTCCACTGCAGTTAATTCACCATCTAGTGCAGTAGCATTAAGTGATACTCCATTAACAGAGTTAAGATCCTGTCCAAAGTCATTTACTTGAACTGGTAAAGTTAAGTGAGGGTCAGGACCAGATCGAATCCGCTTAGAGATTGCCTCGTGACCATTGGCCAGATGTTCATTATCCAAAGGAATAGCTCTTTTTCTAGATAATTCCCCTGAAACATGTGACTGAATTGATGATTGATCATCCTGAAAGATAGAAATCAAACTGGATGTGATAAAATTGGAGAGAAGGAATCGCAGCTCATGCTCAATGTTTTATTTGGATAAAAGTAACTTGTACTCAATAATGGCAGCTTGCTGTTAAATGCACTAAGTGGCTACATACCTTGATAACCCGAGCATCACGTGTAGAACGATCACCGTTTTTAATAATTTTGTCAACTTGTCTGATGACCTGATCGGCAGCATCCGCTGCATTCATGGCCCGCAGGGTCTTTATCAATCTTTCTCGAGACTGCAAAACATCAAgagaataattatttatttaagaaaatacACCTCATCATGGTTAACCACACAGATACCAGTCCTTCCCAAATCCCAATTCAACCTATGAGGTAACAATAAAGCCATTTATATACTATTGTTCTCTTGCCACTCATGCTTGCTCAGATGTGCTTTGTTCTTAACTAAACTATATACTAGGAGCACCAGATAATAACACAGAATAGACAGACTTGTAATCTAGATGATATATTCCTAGGATGTCATCTGTAGAGTATAATTGCCATAAGCATGTGAAATTTATGAGAAGCTTATAGCAAACCTCAGACTAGAAGCTTAATAGTAATACTAAAATACAATTTGGAGGTATGATGTATAAATATGTAAGGCAAAACTAGTAGTTCTTGCAAAATAAATTACCATAATGAATCAATGATTCCATTGGGCCAACTATTGGGGGTCCAAAAGTAATAAATTTAGATTCAATCTTTAGCAGGAACCAAAATTGTAAAATAATTTAGACAGCTTCTGTAAAGAGGATTATGATAAAGCAAGACAGAATGAATAAATAACCAGGGAACAGAGAATGCTAGGGGCCAAGTGAAATGCAAAATTCAAGCACATATTTACCTCTAGTATAGGTGAATAAGTGCACCTAAGAAACCCCAAAAAAGCAGTTCTTAAAGAGTACTGAACACTGGCAATATGATATCTTTTCGCTGTTTGAAAATTTGGATTAAAATCGAGCAATGCAGAAAAAATTGTATCGTAGTGTTGCGGCCGTTTCCTTGCAATAGCTGATAAACTGTCAAAAGAAACACATAAACGGTTGGTTAGATTTCAAGTGACAATGAGGTAGGCCAAAAAAAACCCAGCAACCCATCCACAGCAACTACATTTAATGCTAAAAGCAATGCTACATAAACTTTGTAGAAAGCCTAGAGGAAATTTAAATCCAAAGAGCGAAGCGGCATATCAGTATCAAAACCCCCAAAAGTAACAGCTGGGCATCATTCAGCATTACACCTGCACACAATCTAAGCCCCTAACAGGGatattttatttagaatatcCATAAAATCCATCAAGTTAAGCAAACTTGTCTAACTTTCTTCATTTGAAATACGTGATCATGCTCCTAACCAATATATCATTTGAATTCAAATTATTGGCAGCTCAGGAAATTGTAGAAAAATGCATACTTGGGTGGTGGGCAAACTATCTTTATCGGACAAAAATAACCAAATGCTCACTTAAATGCATAGATAATATGTTAATAAAATGGGAGTTTCAAATAGAACCCATTGCCACTGAATAGCTGATATAGATAGATTCACTTATACTATTCCCTTTTGCATCTCAGAAGAATCAAGGAATTTCACTAGAAGCACTAGAAAGcagattcattttttttaattcatagaACTTTATGCTTTATATATNNNNNNNNNNNNNNNNNNNNNNNNNNNNNNNNNNNNNNNNNNNNNNNNNNNNNNNNNNNNNNNNNNNNNNNNGCCTAAATGCTGAACAATCTCCTTAGTCCTTAACCCTGTATTCTACAGTCATCTTTGAACAAATACGAGtgaaactattcacaatattagaAATTACCCTATCGTCTCCATATAACTTCTAAACTTGTTCATTTCAGCCATTTCCATATAAACAAACTCAAAGTTACAAAGGTAGTGATCATGCAAGAAATAGAAAACTGAAGCACAATATGGGAACAGTTCATTGCATTACAGAGATAAGCTTGCAGCAATGGCAGACCAAACCTACATCAACAGAATCAGATTTGTGTGCTGTTGTTTCAACAAACTAGATTTTTATGCTCCACTTATAAaccaagacaaatataaaattaattaaagtgAATAATGAGACATTAAAAAGGAAATGTTGGAGACTTCTAGAAGCAGCTTTGGATGGCTAGATTTTAAGATTCCAGAAATACATCCACTTTTTGCGAAAAGACAGGAATGTAGTGGATAGTAGAAATAACATAGTTTTCAATCAGACACagcatcatatattaattaaggAGCATattctcttttctcctttttcttgaAATCAATTTCTCGGGGGAACATACAAATTAATAAAATGAAATCCTATTATAATTCTGCAGAAAATTGAAGAAAACTGTAACAAAAATAGGGCCAAAACAAACACAAGTCATTGCAACAAGATAAAAACATAGTGCCACAACTACCTGTATACAAAAACATGTAtcctttaaaaaataaataaaaaagggatccacaataaaattaaataacagtAGAAAATATACACATGCCAATCCCTTGCATTTCTTTTCACCAAAAGAACATTGCCTTAAAGAAACTCAGTGATGAAGATAACAGATGATAGCAAACTGGTATGAGTATAACCCATTTATATTCCACAATTCAAACTAGTCAATAAGTACATTATAAATGATCTGATATCAACTCCAGATTGAGATGGAAAGATACAGAGAGAATAAAAAAGATCACATAAAGCAGTTTCAGATCAAAACTTCCATTGAAACAACATTCCTTAGAATATGAAGATGTGattagaaaataagaacaaaaggaGTTTAGTTTAAAAGGAGGCTCTCATgaagtaaaaagaaagaaaaggagtgAAAAAAGTATGTGAGGTATTTAGCTTTTTTTTATACTTAACCTGAAATAATATGGAAGGACCTCAAAGGGTGCATGGCTTTTTTCTGTTTAGTTTTCAGGTATGTTCTCACTAATAATTACAAACATCACCTCATTTTCAATTTATTGCATGCTTTTAAAACATTTCTGCAGAAAATGATGGAATCAAGGCAGAGTTGTTTTCACAATTTCCTTACAGAAGTTTGACAAACAGGAAATTAAGTTACAAAACAATGGAATTTTTGTAATTATCAACGGAATCCATCAACTGAAATTGAGAGAAAACAAGCCAAATGCCAATTTAGATTGTTTAGCTCCCAGAAGTAAAAAAGTAGCAAACCATAACTTGTGTTTcagaaaaaatcaaaaaaatcttGTCATTTTAATATATCTGACACCAGCACCTCAGCTAACAAATCAGTTCAATATCCAGCATGAGTCctaatcaaaatcaaagagaacaCATGAAATATGATTACACACCTTCACAGATTAGTGTAACAGGCTCAAATGTTGACAAAAAAGCACCGGAAAACAGGATTTCTAAAACTCTCCCTACCAAGTGAAAATGCATAACAAGTTATCTGTATATACATTCTGAAACCTTCACTCAGCTTTGAACAATACAGTTGCAAATAAACACAGAATATCTTGAAAAACTCCAAGTTTTAGGTATTTTAGATTGGAGTCCCAGACAATTATCCAAAATTATACTTCCGAGACATCAGACTTTAACTTTTCacttgatctaaatcaatcactGAATTCCTTTTGGCATCACCACTGTC includes:
- the LOC107606245 gene encoding uncharacterized protein LOC107606245 isoform X6 translates to MASSSRDQALSLFAAANNHGDVNVKLSSLTQAKDLLLSLDPSLSADLFPFFLELQSSPESLVRKLLIQLIEEIGFKAVDHSPALVSILLTFLRDADPIIVKQSIVSGTNIFCNVFVEMIVQFQQYGKVERWLEGVWMWMLKFKDAVFGIALEPGSAGIKLLGLKFLEIFVLLFTPDNNSPEKSTGEGSRQAANISWLVGGHPLLDPVALKSEANRTIGILLNLLQPGASLPGCLTITVINCLSAIARKRPQHYDTIFSALLDFNPNFQTAKRYHIASVQYSLRTAFLGFLRCTYSPILESRERLIKTLRAMNAADAADQVIRQVDKIIKNGDRSTRDARVIKDDQSSIQSHVSGELSRKRAIPLDNEHLANGHEAISKRIRSGPDPHLTLPVQVNDFGQDLNSVNGVSLNATALDGELTAVEQMIALIGALLAEGERGAESLEILVSKIHPDLLADIVITNMKHLPKTPPPLARIGNSPVPQQVGSQFSQSKVLSPSAPVSSIQSLAVTDQAPFPSTTITATSSSLSDINNLPADSKRDPRRDPRRLDPRRIAATLGGAAGSVGDDIVATKLELDDPVSLIKPSSPPVASAEENNQSEATINLKNEDIISEGPSLSGPDRLTPKTEVLERPGDTQHIAEAIASLDSSVIPSDATDEDRSTVKLLEDTEANETDSLDFDQFSPDVQVASTSEDTCLELPQLPPYVDLTYEQETKVKHLAIRHIIESYRHLDGTGCQQFCMPLLARLVAQIDDDNEFIVMLQNQIVEDHWQKGHELVLYVLYHLHCLTVLDSVENSSSSSVLYEKFLLGVET
- the LOC107606245 gene encoding uncharacterized protein LOC107606245 isoform X7, which translates into the protein MASSSRDQALSLFAAANNHGDVNVKLSSLTQAKDLLLSLDPSLSADLFPFFLELQSSPESLVRKLLIQLIEEIGFKAVDHSPALVSILLTFLRDADPIIVKQSIVSGTNIFCNVFVEMIVQFQQYGKVERWLEGVWMWMLKFKDAVFGIALEPGSAGIKLLGLKFLEIFVLLFTPDNNSPEKSTGEGSRQAANISWLVGGHPLLDPVALKSEANRTIGILLNLLQPGASLPGCLTITVINCLSAIARKRPQHYDTIFSALLDFNPNFQTAKRYHIASVQYSLRTAFLGFLRCTYSPILESRERLIKTLRAMNAADAADQVIRQVDKIIKNGDRSTRDARVIKDDQSSIQSHVSGELSRKRAIPLDNEHLANGHEAISKRIRSGPDPHLTLPVQVNDFGQDLNSVNGVSLNATALDGELTAVEQMIALIGALLAEGERGAESLEILVSKIHPDLLADIVITNMKHLPKTPPPLARIGNSPVPQQVGSQFSQSKVLSPSAPVSSIQSLAVTDQAPFPSTTITATSSSLSDINNLPADSKRDPRRDPRRLDPRRIAATLGGAAGSVGDDIVATKLELDDPVSLIKPSSPPVASAEENNQSEATINLKNEDIISEGPSLSGPDRLTPKTEVLERPGDTQHIAEAIASLDSSVIPSDATDEDRSTVKLLEDTEANETDSLDFDQFSPDVQVASTSEDTCLELPQLPPYVDLTYEQETKVKHLAIRHIIESYRHLDGTGCQQFCMPLLARLVAQLFLPGHVLHVTRGTIPV